A genomic segment from Neobacillus sp. YX16 encodes:
- a CDS encoding spore gernimation protein GerPD: MNFEVYNRELHVDTIRIMGVASSSLVLVGDTQTIQLASTFDTPAESLIIGPFVPLF; encoded by the coding sequence ATGAACTTTGAGGTATATAATCGTGAACTCCATGTAGATACCATTAGAATTATGGGGGTAGCAAGTTCTTCACTCGTATTAGTTGGCGACACTCAAACCATTCAATTGGCTTCCACTTTTGACACTCCTGCAGAGTCACTCATTATCGGGCCATTTGTGCCATTATTTTAG
- a CDS encoding ATPase, T2SS/T4P/T4SS family, with protein sequence MGLLKQIQQNNQGKGAAHKLYQLKRLANRRNSWKPLELQDLIRNGTMSKEMALFLCTCVKARLNILVSGGTGSGKTTLVNALSTFIPKEDRNMIGDVRDKDGREILRKENKGLDGFLATGHSSSPSNMIDRLEIIAYLEGMNLPIKAIREQIAGTIDIIVHLSRINDGTRKITKITEVQGIEGENIVLRDIFTVRPLEGSYY encoded by the coding sequence ATGGGACTACTAAAACAGATTCAACAAAATAATCAGGGAAAAGGTGCAGCGCACAAATTGTACCAGTTAAAAAGGCTGGCTAATAGAAGGAATTCATGGAAACCTCTAGAGCTGCAGGATTTAATTCGTAACGGGACCATGTCAAAAGAAATGGCACTCTTCCTCTGTACATGTGTTAAAGCTAGATTAAATATTCTAGTAAGCGGAGGAACAGGTTCAGGTAAAACAACTCTTGTCAATGCACTTTCCACTTTCATTCCAAAAGAGGATAGGAATATGATTGGAGATGTCCGTGATAAGGATGGACGTGAAATACTTCGGAAAGAAAATAAAGGACTTGATGGTTTTCTTGCAACAGGACACTCCAGCAGTCCAAGTAATATGATTGATCGCTTGGAAATCATTGCCTATCTAGAGGGGATGAATTTGCCTATCAAAGCGATTAGGGAACAAATCGCGGGTACTATTGACATCATTGTGCACCTTTCACGAATAAATGATGGGACAAGGAAAATTACGAAGATAACAGAGGTTCAGGGAATAGAAGGGGAAAATATTGTGCTTAGAGATATTTTTACTGTTAGACCTCTTGAAGGTTCTTATTATTAG
- a CDS encoding DUF1516 family protein, whose amino-acid sequence MIHGHVTAWVLALILFIVAILLLKGGKEKGAKIVRMILRVLYLLIIATGIGLIFMLSNIDMLYILKAVVGIWLIGLFEMILSKVAQKRKTSVLWIQFAIAFLLVLYLGFDKLPMSIFHV is encoded by the coding sequence ATGATTCATGGTCACGTTACAGCTTGGGTTTTGGCCCTAATTTTATTTATTGTCGCTATACTTTTACTAAAAGGTGGAAAAGAAAAGGGCGCTAAAATTGTCCGAATGATACTACGTGTTCTTTATCTGCTCATTATTGCAACAGGTATTGGACTAATATTCATGCTTTCCAATATAGATATGTTGTATATACTAAAAGCAGTTGTAGGAATATGGCTAATTGGCTTATTTGAAATGATTCTAAGTAAGGTTGCGCAAAAAAGAAAGACTTCCGTTTTGTGGATACAGTTTGCTATCGCGTTCTTGCTTGTACTCTATTTAGGCTTTGATAAATTACCTATGTCAATTTTCCATGTATAA
- a CDS encoding ThiF family adenylyltransferase produces MDDLGRYGRQILFSGIGEEGQVKLLKSKVAIVGVGALGTVCANHLVRSGVGYIRLIDRDVVDLSNLQRQSLFNEEDVNLNLPKAVAAGKRLKTINSTVTVDAVITDLNLDNAEELLAGFDCLVDGTDNFMTRYLINDVAVKYGIPWVHGAAVSSRGMFAVIKPGITPCYRCLFPEVPAGRGETCDTIGVLSPITDIIGSFQAMEAIKLLIGASTSSNLEQIDIWDTSFFSMDITEGRNPQCPTCVNHQFDFLDRSSSIQESYSSLCGRDTVQIYFRQKRERDLKKLSEHLKKNGKVTGNQFLLRFSPNSETTIVVFKDGRVLIHGTNDVVKAKSLYSKYIGN; encoded by the coding sequence ATGGACGATTTAGGACGATACGGAAGACAAATTCTTTTTTCCGGAATAGGGGAAGAGGGACAGGTAAAATTGCTGAAAAGCAAGGTGGCTATTGTCGGTGTCGGAGCACTCGGAACAGTATGTGCTAATCATTTGGTCCGATCGGGTGTAGGATACATAAGGTTAATTGATAGAGATGTAGTTGACCTTTCCAATTTACAGCGTCAATCACTTTTTAACGAAGAAGATGTTAATCTAAATCTTCCAAAGGCAGTTGCAGCGGGGAAGAGACTGAAAACAATAAACTCAACTGTTACAGTAGACGCAGTTATCACAGATTTAAATCTTGATAATGCTGAAGAATTGCTAGCAGGGTTTGATTGTCTCGTTGATGGCACGGATAATTTTATGACCCGATACTTGATCAATGATGTTGCAGTTAAGTATGGGATTCCTTGGGTCCATGGGGCAGCAGTTAGTTCAAGAGGAATGTTTGCCGTTATTAAACCAGGAATAACTCCATGCTATCGCTGTCTATTTCCAGAAGTTCCAGCTGGCAGGGGCGAAACTTGTGACACGATTGGTGTTCTGTCACCAATAACGGATATAATTGGTTCCTTTCAAGCAATGGAAGCGATAAAACTATTAATAGGAGCCTCCACAAGTTCTAACCTTGAGCAAATTGATATATGGGATACCTCTTTTTTTTCAATGGATATAACCGAAGGGAGAAATCCACAATGTCCGACATGTGTAAATCACCAATTTGACTTCCTAGATCGTTCATCCAGCATCCAGGAATCTTATAGTTCTCTTTGCGGTCGAGACACCGTGCAAATATATTTTAGACAAAAGCGCGAACGAGACTTAAAAAAACTTAGTGAACACCTAAAGAAAAATGGAAAAGTAACCGGAAACCAATTTTTACTTCGTTTCTCGCCCAATTCAGAAACAACTATCGTCGTATTCAAAGATGGTCGAGTACTAATCCATGGTACAAACGATGTCGTAAAAGCTAAATCCCTTTATTCAAAATATATAGGGAACTAA
- the asnB gene encoding asparagine synthase (glutamine-hydrolyzing), giving the protein MCGVTGWVDFTIDMKNEKDTLEKMANILAKRGPDETNLWLNTHVGFGHKRLIVVDPEGGRQPMTKQKDGIQYTICYNGELYNTEDIRKILLTKGYSFKGHSDTEVLLTAYIEWAEECVNHLNGIYAFAIWDSKREQLFIGRDRLGVKPLFFTELNKGIVFASEIKAILKNPGMKTELEYEGLAEIFGLGPSRTPGSGIFKGIKELRPAHAMTFSKNGLKIWRYWNVKSDVHKDSVEETAEKVRYLVTDAVTRQLVSDVPLSTFLSGGLDSSIITAIAAKGFNDQGKGQLHTYSIDYEGNDRFFKANEFQPNADEKWIKIVTSEFDTKHHFKTISQEQLVKDLTEAVHVRDCPGMADIDSSLLWFCKEIKNDFVVSLSGECADEIFGGYPWFHRKEDLERPGFPWMRSVNERNNLLRADWQQRLKLKDYVIEKYKHAVQETPKLEGESIEEAKRRELFYINMTHFMTTLLDRKDRMSMGASLEVRVPFADHRLVEYVWNIPWDIKMVHGREKGILRKAFEGILPEEVLYRKKSPYPKTHNPAYTLAVQQQLKEILTNKSSVLFEIFNRDLLNELVDSGGNSFKEPWFGQLMSGPQLLAYFIQLDIWFKDYNINIVNA; this is encoded by the coding sequence ATGTGCGGAGTAACAGGATGGGTTGATTTTACAATTGATATGAAGAATGAAAAAGATACATTGGAAAAAATGGCAAATATCCTTGCGAAAAGGGGCCCAGACGAGACAAACCTTTGGTTGAATACTCATGTTGGTTTTGGTCATAAGCGGCTGATTGTGGTGGACCCTGAGGGGGGGAGACAGCCGATGACTAAACAAAAAGATGGTATACAATATACAATCTGTTATAATGGGGAGTTGTACAATACTGAAGATATCCGCAAAATTCTCCTTACTAAAGGATATTCTTTCAAAGGTCATTCTGATACAGAAGTTCTGTTAACTGCCTATATAGAATGGGCAGAAGAGTGTGTAAATCATTTAAACGGTATCTATGCCTTTGCTATTTGGGATTCAAAGAGAGAGCAGCTTTTTATTGGACGGGATCGATTAGGTGTTAAACCGCTGTTTTTTACGGAATTAAATAAGGGGATTGTATTTGCTTCGGAAATAAAGGCAATTCTTAAGAACCCTGGAATGAAAACAGAGCTAGAATATGAGGGGCTTGCTGAAATTTTCGGTTTAGGACCTTCGAGGACTCCTGGGTCTGGGATTTTTAAAGGCATTAAGGAGCTGCGTCCGGCACACGCCATGACTTTTTCAAAAAATGGCTTAAAGATTTGGCGTTATTGGAATGTAAAGAGTGATGTGCATAAAGACAGTGTGGAGGAAACGGCCGAAAAGGTACGCTATTTGGTAACAGATGCTGTAACAAGGCAGCTAGTATCCGATGTTCCGCTTTCTACCTTCTTATCAGGGGGGCTTGATTCAAGTATTATTACTGCAATTGCTGCAAAAGGATTTAATGACCAAGGTAAAGGTCAGCTTCATACGTATTCTATTGACTATGAAGGAAACGATCGCTTTTTTAAAGCAAACGAATTTCAGCCAAATGCGGATGAAAAGTGGATCAAGATTGTGACCAGTGAGTTTGATACAAAGCACCATTTTAAAACAATTTCTCAAGAACAATTAGTGAAAGACTTAACAGAAGCGGTTCATGTTCGTGATTGTCCTGGTATGGCTGACATTGATTCCTCCTTGCTTTGGTTTTGTAAGGAAATAAAAAATGACTTTGTTGTTAGTCTTTCTGGGGAATGTGCGGATGAGATCTTTGGAGGCTACCCTTGGTTTCACCGCAAGGAAGATTTAGAGAGACCAGGATTTCCTTGGATGCGCTCGGTTAATGAAAGAAATAATTTGTTAAGAGCCGATTGGCAGCAAAGACTTAAATTAAAGGATTACGTGATTGAAAAGTATAAGCATGCCGTTCAGGAAACTCCTAAATTGGAGGGAGAAAGCATCGAAGAAGCAAAACGGCGAGAGCTTTTTTATATTAATATGACACATTTTATGACAACGCTACTTGACCGAAAAGATAGAATGAGTATGGGAGCAAGTCTTGAGGTCAGAGTTCCATTTGCAGACCACCGTCTTGTAGAATATGTTTGGAACATCCCGTGGGATATTAAAATGGTTCATGGCAGGGAAAAGGGAATCTTAAGAAAAGCTTTTGAAGGAATTCTTCCGGAGGAAGTACTTTATCGAAAGAAAAGTCCTTATCCTAAAACCCATAATCCAGCATACACATTGGCAGTCCAACAACAATTAAAAGAGATATTAACGAATAAGTCCTCGGTACTATTTGAAATATTCAATCGGGATTTACTAAATGAACTGGTAGATTCCGGAGGTAATTCCTTCAAAGAGCCATGGTTTGGTCAGTTAATGTCAGGACCACAGCTACTGGCCTATTTTATACAATTAGATATTTGGTTTAAAGATTACAATATTAATATAGTAAATGCATAG
- a CDS encoding alpha-amylase family glycosyl hydrolase produces MKKTLITLILFCIFIFSAVPAYGASERETREWQEETVYSIMVDRFFNANTKNDIDVNTLDPVAYNGGDFQGVIDKLDFLKDMGFTAIRLTSIFDNTFGGYHGYWVNDFYQPDEHFGSLKTFKKLVQEAHQRDMKVIIDFVTNNVSTEHPWVKDTAKQDWFNVKTEIKNLNNQDEIENGWVNGLPDLNQDNPDVKNYLFDAAKWWINETDIDGYSLPEVNHVPVAFWSDFSKEVKSEKENFFLLGITSANRTVDSDKYVMAGIDSLTDYQHSENLRNVFATTNQAFSGLNDNKVQNPELQPQFFDNEMTTRFTSDIVKNKQFPGARWRTALTYIYSTPGIPVVFYGSEIALNGGEIPDNRQPMNFRTEKELIDYMTKLGEIRNQLPSLTRGSMEMLYEKDGMAVYKRVYQDETAIIAINNTSKSQNVTLNNEHIEGGKELRGMLNGDLVRSNDDNQYDLIIDRDEAEIYVLANKSGINLTLIGSLVVVYILFTIFIIKVRKRRKE; encoded by the coding sequence ATGAAAAAAACCTTGATTACACTCATTTTATTTTGTATTTTTATTTTTTCGGCAGTGCCAGCTTACGGGGCCTCGGAAAGGGAGACCCGGGAATGGCAGGAAGAAACTGTTTATTCTATAATGGTGGATCGTTTTTTTAATGCTAATACGAAGAATGATATTGATGTTAATACTCTAGACCCTGTAGCCTATAATGGCGGAGATTTTCAGGGAGTCATTGATAAGCTCGATTTTCTTAAGGATATGGGTTTCACAGCAATCCGGCTAACATCTATATTCGATAATACTTTTGGAGGTTATCATGGCTATTGGGTAAATGACTTTTATCAGCCTGATGAGCATTTTGGCTCGCTAAAAACATTTAAGAAACTAGTGCAAGAAGCCCATCAACGAGATATGAAGGTAATCATTGATTTTGTAACCAATAATGTCTCTACAGAACACCCATGGGTGAAAGATACAGCAAAGCAGGATTGGTTCAATGTGAAGACTGAAATTAAAAATTTGAATAATCAGGATGAAATAGAGAATGGATGGGTGAATGGTTTACCTGACCTTAATCAGGACAACCCTGACGTCAAAAATTATTTATTCGATGCTGCCAAGTGGTGGATAAATGAGACGGATATTGACGGGTACAGTCTTCCAGAGGTAAATCATGTCCCAGTAGCCTTTTGGAGTGATTTTTCAAAGGAAGTAAAAAGTGAAAAGGAAAACTTCTTTCTCTTAGGGATTACCTCTGCCAATCGGACAGTTGATTCTGATAAATATGTGATGGCTGGCATCGACAGCCTTACTGACTATCAACATAGTGAAAATTTAAGAAATGTTTTCGCTACGACTAATCAAGCTTTTAGCGGGCTGAATGATAATAAGGTTCAGAACCCTGAATTACAGCCACAATTTTTTGATAATGAAATGACTACGAGGTTTACAAGTGATATCGTAAAGAATAAACAGTTTCCAGGTGCTCGCTGGAGAACTGCCTTGACTTATATATATTCTACTCCTGGAATCCCTGTTGTCTTTTATGGCAGTGAAATTGCTTTAAACGGCGGAGAAATTCCAGATAATCGGCAGCCAATGAATTTCCGGACAGAAAAGGAACTCATTGATTATATGACTAAGCTTGGTGAAATAAGAAATCAGCTTCCTTCTTTGACAAGGGGAAGTATGGAGATGCTTTATGAAAAAGATGGAATGGCGGTTTATAAGCGCGTATACCAAGATGAAACGGCGATTATTGCCATTAATAATACAAGTAAATCTCAAAATGTGACGTTGAATAATGAACATATTGAAGGTGGAAAAGAACTGCGTGGCATGCTTAATGGAGACTTAGTCCGAAGTAATGATGATAACCAATATGATCTCATCATTGACCGTGATGAAGCAGAAATTTATGTGTTAGCCAATAAGAGCGGAATTAATCTGACCCTAATAGGTTCACTAGTGGTTGTCTACATCTTATTCACTATATTTATTATAAAAGTAAGGAAAAGAAGAAAAGAATAA
- the gerPC gene encoding spore germination protein GerPC: MYQDYSQLLQWVQMTLQTQENRIAILEQTIQKLQEEMKHLKDKPSIRVDKIEYKFDQLKVETLDGTLNIGLNPSDLANIEDFAVQNQSINSPIHPKAQMQRSMKIEESIHQYLETDLPALFKETQNQLNVSLDDSYLEFIKQDILKQLPARIDYHIQNSSAINREGEHNTEESIIELIKQEIRKGILIFINHLPENVKGMNTQNEL; this comes from the coding sequence ATGTATCAGGATTATTCACAACTTCTTCAATGGGTCCAAATGACTTTACAAACACAGGAAAATAGAATTGCCATACTGGAACAGACCATTCAAAAACTACAGGAAGAAATGAAGCATTTAAAGGATAAGCCTAGTATTCGTGTTGATAAGATTGAATATAAATTCGATCAATTGAAGGTTGAAACTCTTGATGGTACATTAAACATTGGGTTAAACCCATCAGATTTGGCAAATATTGAAGATTTTGCTGTTCAAAATCAATCGATAAATTCACCAATACATCCTAAGGCACAAATGCAGCGGTCTATGAAAATAGAAGAATCTATACATCAGTATTTAGAAACTGACCTGCCAGCACTTTTTAAGGAAACTCAAAATCAACTAAATGTAAGTTTAGACGACTCCTATTTAGAATTTATCAAACAAGATATCTTGAAGCAGCTTCCAGCTAGGATTGATTATCATATCCAAAATTCTTCGGCCATTAACCGTGAAGGTGAACATAATACAGAGGAAAGTATTATTGAATTAATTAAACAGGAAATCAGAAAAGGTATTTTAATATTTATTAATCATTTACCTGAGAACGTGAAAGGAATGAATACACAAAATGAACTTTGA
- a CDS encoding spore germination protein GerPB yields MNFYIQQSIQINFIKISSITNSSVLQIGSAGIIKPASYLYNTGGFKGPAPTAGGTQTTNGQTSSVAVPLGGAGREEAK; encoded by the coding sequence ATGAATTTTTATATCCAGCAGTCTATTCAAATAAACTTTATTAAAATTAGCAGTATTACAAATTCTTCTGTTCTGCAAATTGGCAGTGCGGGAATTATTAAACCTGCTTCTTATCTATATAATACGGGCGGTTTTAAAGGTCCAGCTCCGACAGCAGGAGGCACTCAAACAACAAACGGGCAAACTAGCAGTGTTGCAGTACCTTTGGGCGGCGCGGGAAGAGAAGAAGCTAAATAG
- a CDS encoding spore germination protein GerPE: MLQRTSAVNAIKVNSASFASTIQLGDSRIINGFSRALAVQREADVFYVKEGNFSKYPVFSEPIPLLPINENITMSTHNTLPVIKVNNISILAMSSAAILHVGNSENVSMEARVKHIRQLLHKDNEQ; the protein is encoded by the coding sequence ATGCTCCAAAGAACTTCTGCAGTAAATGCCATTAAAGTGAACTCGGCTTCCTTTGCCTCTACCATTCAACTGGGAGATTCCCGTATCATTAATGGTTTTTCACGAGCCTTAGCTGTTCAACGGGAAGCTGATGTATTTTATGTCAAAGAAGGAAATTTTTCAAAATATCCTGTTTTTTCAGAACCAATTCCTTTATTGCCAATCAACGAAAATATAACAATGTCGACTCATAATACTCTGCCTGTCATTAAGGTCAATAATATCTCCATCCTCGCCATGTCATCGGCTGCCATTCTCCATGTTGGAAACAGTGAAAACGTCTCAATGGAAGCCAGGGTTAAACATATCCGGCAGCTGCTCCATAAAGACAATGAACAATGA
- a CDS encoding spore germination protein encodes MPAIVGVAQVISLGSSSVFHIGDVYKIMPFSSARTFSGAGSFNTGESLNVHNNNLSNTNTYDSDGIDQGIFLNA; translated from the coding sequence ATGCCAGCGATTGTAGGAGTTGCACAAGTCATTTCACTTGGCAGTAGTTCAGTTTTTCATATTGGAGATGTCTATAAAATCATGCCATTTTCATCCGCAAGAACTTTTTCCGGGGCAGGATCCTTTAATACGGGTGAAAGTTTAAATGTTCATAATAATAATTTAAGCAATACGAACACATACGATTCAGATGGTATTGATCAAGGAATCTTCCTTAATGCTTAA
- a CDS encoding spore germination protein: MPAIIGPVQIVNVSGGIVHFGDTVYISPKSASKTNAGSGGFNTGGIIFTANGISGTNVLDANLLDQPIGGNS, translated from the coding sequence ATGCCAGCGATAATTGGTCCAGTACAGATTGTGAATGTAAGTGGTGGAATTGTACATTTCGGGGATACCGTCTATATCTCACCAAAAAGTGCCTCAAAGACCAATGCAGGTTCTGGGGGCTTTAATACAGGGGGTATTATTTTTACAGCCAACGGAATAAGCGGTACCAATGTACTTGATGCCAATTTACTTGACCAGCCAATAGGCGGGAATAGCTGA
- a CDS encoding ubiquitin-like small modifier protein 1, which produces MLVRVFANLREICGGVGVEVNPDGQRVIDVLDKMVEMFPDLKIEIFTPEKQLLPFVHVFINGRNIIHLDGLETIVKETDQFALFPPVAGG; this is translated from the coding sequence ATGCTAGTAAGAGTATTTGCTAATCTCCGAGAAATTTGCGGCGGAGTTGGAGTAGAGGTAAACCCTGATGGTCAACGAGTTATTGATGTACTAGATAAAATGGTTGAGATGTTTCCTGATTTAAAGATTGAAATATTTACTCCTGAAAAACAACTGCTTCCATTTGTTCATGTTTTTATAAACGGAAGAAATATTATTCATTTGGATGGTCTTGAGACCATTGTAAAAGAAACCGATCAATTTGCACTATTCCCTCCAGTTGCAGGTGGGTAA
- a CDS encoding aldehyde ferredoxin oxidoreductase family protein — MNLGGFKNKEVVVDLTAGTINYRPINEEDAKKYIGGRGLGVKYVLDNGPEVEPLSPENMLCIMTGPVTGSRSSMSGRLCVVTKSPLTGTVTDSHMGGWTAARLKWAGVDNIILTGKSDKPVYLYIEDGKAELRDASDLWGKGTRETVKTMQARYGEQDLSVMTIGQAGENTVKFASFINEHDRAAGRGGTAAVAGYKKLKAVVIKAPQKGNMPQPKLETEYKEANKKAVKAILDGGLTAPNKGGLSVYGTNVLTNIINEVGALPTKNSQFTHWDEAEKHSGEYVNQHLLVKNNTCHACPVGCKIEVEVKDGKYKTRVESFEFESSWSLGSNCLLSDAEAISYLIDQCNEYGLDTIELGHCFSVTMEAYEKGLITEELIWGDADSMIDLTKKIAFREGFGGLLAEGPAKATASWGAPELSMSVKGQSIPAYDPRGIQGIGLGYATSNRGACHLRGYTVASEIAGIPEPTDRLKPEGKGELLKIFQDMLAFSDSMNICKFSSFSENAEHYAEQYSAMTGVPMTADDVMKAGERIYNLERYYNNLAGFDKEEDDYLPKRFTEEPASGNSTGEVSRMDIMLGEYYQVRGWENGKVTEAKLRELEIIDPENQLV; from the coding sequence GTGAATTTAGGCGGTTTTAAAAACAAAGAAGTAGTAGTTGATTTAACAGCAGGTACGATTAATTACAGACCTATTAACGAAGAAGATGCAAAAAAGTACATTGGCGGCCGTGGTCTCGGAGTTAAGTATGTACTTGATAACGGCCCTGAAGTTGAGCCATTATCGCCTGAAAACATGCTTTGTATCATGACTGGTCCTGTAACTGGCTCACGGTCTTCCATGAGTGGACGTCTATGTGTTGTTACGAAATCTCCGTTAACTGGAACCGTTACTGATTCTCATATGGGAGGATGGACCGCAGCACGTTTAAAATGGGCAGGGGTCGATAATATCATTCTTACAGGTAAAAGCGATAAGCCTGTTTATCTTTATATCGAAGATGGTAAGGCGGAACTGCGTGATGCTTCTGATTTATGGGGCAAAGGAACAAGAGAAACAGTTAAAACGATGCAGGCTAGATACGGTGAACAAGACCTTAGTGTCATGACGATTGGTCAAGCCGGTGAAAACACAGTTAAGTTCGCTTCCTTTATTAACGAGCATGACCGAGCTGCTGGACGTGGCGGAACTGCCGCTGTTGCTGGCTATAAAAAATTGAAAGCGGTTGTAATTAAGGCACCTCAAAAAGGTAATATGCCTCAGCCTAAATTAGAAACCGAATATAAAGAAGCAAACAAAAAGGCAGTAAAGGCCATTCTTGACGGAGGTTTAACAGCCCCAAATAAAGGCGGTCTTTCTGTTTATGGGACCAACGTTTTAACCAATATCATCAATGAGGTTGGCGCCCTTCCAACCAAGAATTCTCAGTTCACACATTGGGATGAAGCAGAAAAGCACAGCGGTGAATATGTAAACCAGCATTTGCTTGTTAAAAACAATACATGCCACGCCTGCCCTGTAGGCTGCAAAATCGAAGTTGAAGTAAAAGATGGCAAGTATAAAACAAGAGTCGAAAGCTTTGAATTTGAATCTTCCTGGTCACTTGGCTCTAACTGTTTATTAAGTGATGCGGAAGCTATTTCTTATTTAATCGACCAATGTAATGAGTATGGGCTCGATACTATTGAGTTAGGCCATTGCTTCTCTGTTACGATGGAAGCCTATGAAAAGGGGTTAATCACCGAGGAACTAATCTGGGGCGATGCAGATTCCATGATTGACTTAACAAAGAAGATTGCATTCCGTGAAGGCTTTGGCGGTCTCCTTGCAGAGGGTCCTGCAAAAGCAACAGCTTCCTGGGGTGCACCTGAGCTTTCTATGTCTGTAAAAGGACAGTCTATACCTGCCTATGATCCACGTGGAATTCAAGGTATTGGTCTTGGTTATGCAACAAGTAACCGCGGTGCCTGCCATTTACGCGGATATACGGTTGCGAGTGAGATTGCAGGTATTCCAGAACCTACAGATCGCCTTAAGCCTGAAGGTAAAGGCGAGTTATTAAAAATATTCCAAGATATGCTTGCATTCTCAGATTCTATGAATATCTGTAAGTTTTCATCCTTCTCAGAAAACGCGGAGCATTATGCTGAACAATACAGTGCAATGACTGGTGTTCCGATGACTGCTGATGATGTGATGAAGGCTGGGGAAAGAATTTACAATCTTGAGCGTTATTATAATAACTTAGCAGGGTTCGATAAGGAAGAAGATGACTATCTTCCAAAACGATTCACGGAAGAGCCTGCCTCTGGTAATAGTACCGGGGAAGTTAGCAGAATGGATATCATGCTTGGAGAGTACTATCAAGTACGCGGCTGGGAAAACGGAAAAGTTACCGAGGCAAAACTTCGTGAGCTTGAAATCATTGATCCGGAAAACCAGTTAGTATAA
- a CDS encoding DUF2777 domain-containing protein: MNRQQRIKLLDFQLRAYNEGAVEQISDQWIFFDEETEEAAMLDDFLQQEIEIFRVNRWKKGILIDSGKIRIGNEIIMLRDHDLVRIRKHLIYSLERLLEGMNDDAFFQFITTLNSLDFSIYDCIYCYNHLSFLSDEKRRDGVNFIVFDNQEQICNVQHHFCYFEKVNDRFEFTLNTGKRLVIEKMIS; this comes from the coding sequence ATGAATCGACAACAAAGAATTAAACTTTTGGATTTTCAACTGAGGGCCTATAACGAAGGAGCAGTTGAACAAATAAGTGATCAATGGATTTTTTTTGATGAAGAAACAGAAGAAGCAGCGATGCTGGATGACTTTCTTCAACAAGAGATAGAAATATTTCGCGTTAATCGATGGAAGAAAGGAATTTTAATTGACTCTGGGAAGATACGAATTGGAAATGAGATCATTATGCTTCGTGACCATGATTTGGTTAGAATAAGGAAGCATTTAATCTACTCGTTGGAAAGACTTTTAGAGGGAATGAATGATGACGCCTTTTTTCAATTTATCACGACACTAAACTCGTTAGATTTTTCTATATATGATTGTATCTATTGTTACAATCACCTATCTTTCTTATCCGATGAAAAGCGAAGAGATGGGGTAAACTTTATTGTTTTCGATAATCAGGAACAAATCTGTAATGTGCAGCACCATTTTTGTTATTTTGAAAAGGTCAATGATCGCTTTGAATTCACCCTAAATACCGGAAAACGATTGGTTATCGAAAAAATGATTTCATAA